A single Vigna radiata var. radiata cultivar VC1973A chromosome 8, Vradiata_ver6, whole genome shotgun sequence DNA region contains:
- the LOC106769734 gene encoding protein NPGR2, giving the protein MRAKSLISKKQISLRLRKMIKCICSGEQLKVDELGYSSESLATRDYSASGGFSRPGENDTKIDNTNIEEAESSLRESGYLNYEEARALLGRLEYQKGNVEAALHVFEGIDIATVVPKIKVSISRRSEPNRRRSQSDAQPPMSMHAVTLILEAVFLKAKSLQALGRFQDAAQSCKTILDTVESALPEGWPENLVSDCKLQDTVANAVELLPELWKLAGSPQDVISSFRRALLYHWNLGIKASARIQKEFAFFLLYSGCEASPPALRSQLDGSFVPRSNLEEAVLLLLILLRKFILGYIEWDPSLIDHLSFALSISGEFMTLAQQVEELLPENMDRKERFYTLALCYCGEGEHTTALDLLRNSLNHRENSDCIKELLLASKICADKKIYTEEGIRYSFKAISQLNGKCMQMAAIVNCFLGVLLSSKSRSAASESEKSFLQSEALSALKDSERTMRESDPYIVLHLCLEYAEQRKLSTAIDHAKKLIKLEGGSSVSAYILLARILSAQRKFEDAELVIDAALDQSGKWDQGELLRTKAKLRIAQGKLKNAVETYTFLLAVLQVQNKSLGTACKKSKGNRDRRLEMEIWHDLANVYMALSQWQDAEVCLAKSEAINPYSASRWHTKGLLFEARGLHPEALKSFRKALDVDPNHVPSLISTACVLRQLGGQSSSIVRSLLTDALRLDRTNPSAWYNLGLFYRDDLGTSAMEAVECFEAAAFLEESSPIEPFR; this is encoded by the exons ATGAGAGCTAAGAGTTTGATAAGTAAAAAGCAGATAAGCCTAAGATTGAGAAAAATGATTAAGTGTATATGCTCTGGGGAGCAGTTAAAGGTGGACGAATTAGGTTACTCATCGGAGTCCTTAGCAACCAGAGATTATTCAGCAAGTGGTGGCTTTTCTCGTcctggtgaaaatgacacaaagATTGACAATACCAACATCGAAGAAGCAGAGTCTTCTCTTCGTGAAAGTGGTTATTTAAACTATGAG GAAGCTAGAGCTTTGCTTGGAAGACTTGAGTATCAGAAAGGCAATGTCGAAGCTGCACTTCATGTGTTTGAAGGAATAGATATTGCTACTGTTGTTCCCAAGATTAAAGTTTCCATATCTAGAAGATCTGAGCCTAATAGACGCCGTTCGCAAAGTGATGCTCAGCCTCCTATGTCAATGCATGCTGTTACTTTAATTCTTGAAGCTGTCTTTCTCAAGGCCAAATCGTTGCAGGCTCTAGGAAGGTTTCAAG ATGCTGCCCAGTCATGCAAGACGATTTTAGACACTGTTGAATCAGCTTTACCAGAAGGGTGGCCTGAAAACTTAGTTTCGGACTGTAAACTACAAGACACAGTGGCAAATGCTGTGGAACTGCTTCCAGAGTTGTGGAAGCTTGCAGGCTCTCCTCAAGACGTTATCTCATCGTTTAGGAGGGCCCTTCTTTATCATTGGAATCTTGGCATTAAAGCCAGCGCAAGAATACAAAAGGAATttgctttttttcttctgtATAGTGGTTGTGAAGCTAGCCCTCCTGCTCTCCGCTCTCAGTTGGATGGTTCCTTTGTGCCAAGAAGCAACTTAGAAGAGGCTGTTCTTCTGCTTCTGATTTTGCTGAGAAAATTTATTCTTGGATACATTGAATGGGACCCTTCGTTAATTGATCACCTTTCGTTTGCTCTAAGTATTTCTGGGGAATTCATGACTCTAGCTCAGCAGGTTGAGGAATTGCTTCCTGAAAACATGGACAGAAAAGAAAGATTCTATACTTTAGCTCTTTGTTACTGTGGAGAAGGTGAACATACGACTGCTTTGGATCTTCTAAGGAACTCTCTGAATCACAGAGAGAACTCAGACTGCATAAAGGAGCTACTTCTAGCTTCAAAAATTTGTGCAGACAAGAAGATTTACACTGAAGAAGGAATCAGATATTCTTTCAAAGCCATTTCTCAGCTGAATGGAAAGTGCATGCAGATGGCAGCTATTGTAAATTGCTTTCTAGGCGTTCTACTGTCATCAAAATCCAGGTCAGCCGCTTCTGAATCAGAGAAGAGTTTTTTGCAGTCTGAAGCACTCAGTGCTCTAAAGGATTCGGAGAGAACGATGAGGGAGAGCGATCCTTATATTGTCCTTCATCTTTGTCTAGAATATGCTGAACAGAGGAAGTTGAGCACTGCTATTGATCATGCAAAGAAACTGATTAAGCTTGAGGGTGGATCTAGTGTCAGTGCATATATTCTTTTAGCGCGGATTTTATCTGCTCAACGAAAGTTTGAAGATGCAGAGCTTGTTATCGATGCTGCTCTAGATCAAAGTGGGAAATGGGATCAAGGAGAATTGTTGAGAACTAAAGCTAAACTAAGGATTGCACAGGGAAAATTAAAGAATGCGGTGGAGACATATACTTTTCTTCTAGCTGTTCTTCAGGTCCAAAATAAAAGTTTAGGCACGGCATGTAAG AAGAGTAAGGGAAACCGTGACAGAAGACTGGAAATGGAAATATGGCATGATTTAGCCAATGTGTATATGGCCTTATCACAGTGGCAGGATGCTGAAGTTTGTCTGGCAAAATCTGAGGCTATTAATCCCTATTCTGCTTCTAGATGGCACACAAAGG GTTTACTTTTTGAAGCTAGAGGTCTTCATCCAGAGGCTCTGAAATCATTTAGGAAAGCATTAGATGTTGATCCCAACCATGTGCCAAGTTTGATATCAACAGCGTGTGTACTCAGACAACTTGGTGGTCAATCATCTTCAATAGTCAGAAGCCTTCTCACTGATGCGTTGCGCCTTGACAGAACAAACCCATCTGCTTGGTACAATCTTGGACTGTTCTACAGAGATGATCTGGGGACATCGGCAATGGAAGCCGTTGAATGCTTTGAAGCTGCAGCTTTTCTTGAAGAATCTTCTCCCATCGAACCCTTTAGATAG
- the LOC106772678 gene encoding multiple organellar RNA editing factor 2, chloroplastic, whose product MARAISSSCARFTMRLLSTSTFTATLPKPSSLSLPSRRFLFPLSHAIVPPSTRVAGIRCRVNKAGDSAYSPLNSGSSSFSDRPPTEMAPLFPGCDYNHWLIVMDKPGGEGATKQQMIDCYIETLAKVLGSEEEAKKKIYNVSCSRYFGFGCEIDEETSNKLEGLPGVLFVLPDSYVDPENKDYGAELFVNGEIVQRSPERQRRVEPQQQRHQDRPRYNDRTRYVRRRENTQ is encoded by the exons ATGGCAAGAGCCATTTCCTCATCCTGCGCACGGTTCACCATGCGTCTTCTCTCCACCAGCACCTTCACTGCTACATTACCCAAACCCTCATCACTTTCACTCCCTTCGCGTCGTTTCCTTTTCCCTCTCTCCCATGCCATCGTTCCTCCCTCCACTCGCGTTGCCGGGATCCGCTGCCGTGTCAACAAAGCTGGCGACTCCGCCTACTCGCCTCTCAACTCTGGATCTTCGTCCTTCAGCGATCGCCCTCCCACTGAAATGGCGCCTCTTTTCCCCGGCTGCGACTACAACCACTGGCTCATTGTGATGGACAAGCCTGGTGGTGAGGGTGCCACCAAGCAGCAGATGATTGATTGCTACATCGAAACCCTTGCCAAAGTTTTAGGCAGCGAAGAAGAAGCTAAGAAGAAGATTTACAATGTTTCCTGCTCGAGGTACTTTGGTTTCGGCTGTGAGATTGACGAGGAAACCTCTAATAAGTTAGAAG GGTTGCCTGGAGTTTTGTTTGTGCTGCCGGATTCGTATGTCGATCCAGAAAACAAGGACTATGGCG CTGAATTATTTGTAAATGGAGAGATCGTCCAGAGGTCACCTGAAAGGCAGAGAAGAGTGGAACCACAGCAACAAAGGCATCAAGACAGACCAAGATACAATGATAGAACAAGGTATGTCCGCCGCAGAGAGAACACGCAGTGA